A stretch of Microbulbifer bruguierae DNA encodes these proteins:
- a CDS encoding hotdog fold thioesterase: MSIWYGNPTVEEVNQSLGSCMPGYLGMQVIEVGEDYLVGTMPVEDRTRQPFGILHGGASVALAETLGSVAANFVVDNSKFYCVGQEINANHLRPVVEGTVTAKASVVHLGRSSQVWEIRIHDPKGKLNCISRITMAVVPVPTR, encoded by the coding sequence ATGTCGATCTGGTATGGCAACCCCACGGTGGAAGAAGTGAATCAGAGTCTGGGTAGTTGCATGCCCGGCTATCTGGGAATGCAGGTGATTGAAGTCGGCGAAGACTACCTCGTAGGTACCATGCCGGTGGAAGATCGCACCCGCCAGCCGTTCGGTATTCTTCATGGCGGCGCCAGTGTGGCGTTGGCGGAAACCCTGGGGTCGGTCGCGGCCAATTTCGTTGTGGATAACAGCAAGTTTTATTGCGTTGGTCAGGAGATCAATGCCAATCATCTGCGCCCGGTAGTGGAAGGTACCGTTACCGCGAAGGCGTCGGTGGTTCACCTCGGTCGTTCCAGTCAGGTGTGGGAAATCCGTATCCATGATCCGAAAGGCAAACTCAACTGTATCTCCCGCATCACTATGGCAGTGGTG
- a CDS encoding DUF2799 domain-containing protein, whose amino-acid sequence MKLWKILTLISLSTAVALAGGCAVISENECQAGLWYERGIEDGARGRSQATVYQIAQKCHEYGVRTDTAAWLRGHEEGVEQYCTPENGFTVGRYGRDYEGVCTGPTADLFMANYQRGLVVYQAEQQYNALASRYDNVEREYYRITRALDEATTEKEAQALRSQRRSLMREMRHLEGEMMRFGGFGAFNPLLFY is encoded by the coding sequence ATGAAACTCTGGAAAATCCTCACCCTGATCTCGCTCTCTACGGCCGTGGCGCTGGCTGGTGGCTGCGCGGTAATTTCTGAAAATGAGTGCCAGGCGGGCCTCTGGTACGAGCGCGGCATCGAAGACGGCGCTCGTGGTCGCAGCCAGGCCACCGTCTACCAGATCGCGCAGAAGTGTCACGAATACGGCGTGCGCACCGACACCGCTGCCTGGCTGCGGGGCCATGAAGAGGGCGTGGAGCAGTACTGTACCCCGGAAAATGGTTTTACCGTCGGCCGCTACGGCCGCGACTACGAAGGGGTATGTACCGGCCCAACTGCGGATTTGTTTATGGCCAACTACCAGCGTGGACTGGTGGTGTACCAGGCGGAACAACAATATAACGCGTTGGCCAGCCGCTACGATAACGTAGAGCGGGAGTACTATCGGATCACCAGAGCGTTGGATGAGGCCACGACGGAAAAGGAGGCGCAAGCCCTGCGCAGTCAGCGGCGCTCCCTGATGCGGGAAATGCGTCATCTGGAAGGTGAGATGATGCGCTTTGGTGGCTTTGGTGCTTTCAATCCTCTGCTGTTTTACTGA
- a CDS encoding MBL fold metallo-hydrolase, producing the protein MALQFHSVPVTPFQQNCTLLWCDDSKRAAVVDPGGDIDRILAAVEERGLKLEKILLTHGHLDHVGGTAPLSRQLHLPVEGPQQADQFWIEKIVVQAQMYGFPPVETFTPDRWLNDGDTVTVGDEVLEVVHCPGHTPGHVIFFHRPTNLALVGDVLFAGSIGRTDFPMSNHQDLIDSITQKLWPLGDQVKFIPGHGPMSTFGQERQTNPFVADKRFG; encoded by the coding sequence ATGGCTTTGCAATTTCACTCGGTCCCCGTCACTCCTTTTCAGCAAAACTGCACCCTGCTGTGGTGTGACGACAGCAAACGCGCCGCCGTAGTGGATCCGGGCGGCGATATTGACCGCATACTGGCTGCCGTCGAAGAGCGCGGCCTCAAGCTGGAAAAAATTCTCCTTACCCATGGTCACCTCGACCATGTCGGTGGCACCGCGCCCTTGTCCCGCCAGCTGCACTTGCCCGTAGAGGGCCCCCAGCAAGCCGACCAGTTCTGGATTGAAAAAATCGTCGTACAGGCCCAGATGTATGGCTTCCCCCCGGTGGAAACCTTTACCCCCGACCGCTGGCTCAACGACGGCGATACGGTCACCGTCGGCGACGAAGTCCTTGAGGTCGTACACTGCCCCGGCCACACCCCCGGCCACGTCATTTTCTTCCACCGCCCCACTAATCTGGCGCTGGTGGGTGACGTCCTGTTCGCCGGCTCCATCGGTCGCACCGACTTTCCTATGAGCAACCACCAGGACCTGATCGACTCCATCACCCAAAAGCTCTGGCCTCTGGGTGACCAGGTCAAGTTCATCCCCGGTCACGGCCCCATGTCGACCTTCGGTCAGGAGAGACAGACAAATCCCTTCGTCGCGGACAAACGCTTTGGCTGA
- a CDS encoding LacI family DNA-binding transcriptional regulator, whose translation MKPKQSRRQGSGPTIADVAREAGVSPMTVSRVINGEDNVRARTREIVNAAIKALGYTPNSAARSLAGGAQIKIGLLHSNLSASYLSAFLIGALEQSSRYNIQLVVEHCDVSLNAEAVAARMLSGGVEAMLLPPPLSDLPEVLEVLESSDTPAVLIASEQARNNISVVKIDDYQAAYEMTRHIVSLGHQRIGFITGDCGQQVSRRRLEGYRRALKDSALPLIDELVVDGLFTYRSGLRGAERLLDLAQPPSAIFACNDEMAAATISVAQRRGLDVPRDLTVCGFDDTAVATTIWPELTTIHQPVVDMSRAAVDLLVRKVRAVRAGEAENGQQVQLDFTLIRRRSDAPPKR comes from the coding sequence GTGAAACCAAAGCAGAGCCGCCGCCAGGGCAGCGGCCCCACCATAGCCGATGTGGCCCGCGAGGCGGGGGTCTCGCCGATGACCGTATCCCGGGTGATCAACGGTGAAGACAACGTGCGTGCGCGCACCCGCGAAATCGTCAATGCCGCGATCAAAGCCCTGGGGTATACCCCCAACAGTGCCGCCCGCAGTCTCGCCGGCGGTGCACAGATCAAGATCGGTCTGCTGCACAGTAATCTCAGCGCGTCCTACCTGAGCGCTTTCCTGATTGGCGCGCTGGAACAATCCAGCCGCTACAACATCCAGCTGGTGGTGGAGCACTGTGATGTGTCGCTGAACGCGGAAGCGGTGGCCGCACGGATGCTGAGTGGTGGGGTAGAGGCGATGCTGTTGCCACCACCGCTGTCGGATCTGCCCGAGGTGCTCGAAGTGCTGGAGAGCAGCGATACCCCCGCGGTGCTGATTGCCTCCGAGCAGGCGCGCAACAATATTTCCGTGGTCAAGATCGACGATTACCAGGCTGCCTATGAGATGACCCGGCACATCGTCTCCCTTGGTCACCAGCGCATCGGGTTTATCACCGGCGACTGTGGTCAGCAGGTGAGCCGGCGGCGCCTCGAGGGCTACCGCCGGGCGCTGAAGGATTCGGCGTTGCCGCTGATCGATGAACTGGTAGTAGACGGGCTGTTTACCTACCGCTCCGGCCTGAGGGGCGCGGAGCGCCTGCTGGATCTGGCGCAACCGCCCAGCGCAATCTTCGCCTGCAACGATGAAATGGCCGCAGCCACCATCTCCGTGGCCCAGCGCCGTGGCCTGGATGTGCCCAGAGATCTCACCGTGTGCGGTTTTGACGACACCGCGGTCGCCACCACCATCTGGCCGGAGCTGACCACGATTCACCAGCCGGTTGTGGATATGTCGCGCGCGGCGGTGGATCTGCTGGTGAGGAAAGTGCGCGCAGTGCGCGCCGGGGAAGCGGAAAACGGCCAGCAGGTACAACTGGACTTCACCCTGATCCGCCGCCGCTCCGACGCACCGCCGAAACGCTGA
- a CDS encoding tryptophan halogenase family protein produces MNNNQVKKVVIAGGGTAGWLAAAALSKQLGSLLEIELVESDAIGTVGVGESTIPTICSFHALLGIDEAEFMRATQATFKLGIEFANWGRDGDRYVHGFGHLGKANWMGEFHQFWLHARSLGFGGELGDYCLETQALNSRKFATSEKPMLNYAYHLDATRYAQYLRGHCEARGVVRSEGKIREVRTNAADGFIESLVLECGKQVRGDLFIDCTGFRALLMEEILQCGFEDWNQWLPTDRAYAVQSELAGPARPNTRAIARSAGWRWQIPLQSRMGNGMVFCGDYQSDDEALAQFLAEIDGEPLFDPRLIRYRAGRRKKAWEKNCIALGLSSGFVEPLESTSIHLIMIGITRLMQLFPFDGIVPSLQQRFNQQSRDELEKVRDFVVLHYKLTEREDSEFWRYCKHMSVPDSLAERIALFRESAQVHRNADELFRTDSWVQVMLGQHLYPQTYHPMGRLMSEPQLRQALAGLQGNIRNAVARLPEHQVFIDRYCKAAPANNTAMNKPETAAL; encoded by the coding sequence ATGAACAATAACCAGGTTAAAAAAGTGGTGATCGCCGGGGGTGGCACCGCTGGCTGGCTCGCTGCCGCCGCGCTTTCCAAACAGCTGGGATCACTGCTGGAAATAGAACTGGTGGAGTCCGATGCTATCGGTACTGTGGGAGTGGGGGAATCCACCATTCCCACCATCTGTTCTTTTCACGCGCTGCTGGGTATCGACGAAGCGGAATTTATGCGCGCAACCCAGGCCACCTTCAAACTGGGTATCGAGTTTGCCAACTGGGGCCGGGATGGTGACCGTTATGTGCATGGTTTCGGGCATCTCGGCAAAGCAAACTGGATGGGTGAATTCCACCAGTTCTGGCTACACGCAAGAAGCCTTGGATTTGGCGGCGAACTCGGTGACTACTGTCTGGAAACCCAGGCGTTAAACAGTCGCAAGTTCGCCACTTCGGAAAAGCCAATGCTGAATTACGCCTATCACCTGGATGCCACCCGCTACGCGCAGTATCTGCGCGGACACTGTGAGGCGCGTGGGGTAGTGCGTAGCGAGGGAAAGATTCGGGAAGTGCGTACCAATGCTGCGGACGGTTTTATCGAGTCACTGGTACTGGAGTGCGGAAAGCAGGTGCGAGGAGACCTGTTTATCGACTGCACCGGCTTCCGTGCATTATTGATGGAGGAAATCCTGCAGTGCGGGTTTGAGGACTGGAATCAGTGGCTGCCCACGGATCGCGCCTATGCGGTGCAGTCGGAACTGGCGGGCCCGGCCCGCCCCAACACCCGCGCTATCGCCCGCAGCGCCGGTTGGCGTTGGCAGATTCCACTGCAATCGCGCATGGGCAACGGCATGGTCTTCTGTGGTGATTATCAGTCCGACGACGAGGCGCTCGCGCAGTTCCTGGCGGAAATTGATGGCGAGCCGCTGTTCGATCCGCGCCTGATCCGCTATCGCGCCGGTCGCCGCAAAAAAGCTTGGGAAAAGAACTGCATTGCCCTCGGTCTTTCCAGCGGCTTTGTGGAGCCCCTTGAGAGCACCAGTATCCACCTGATCATGATTGGCATCACTCGCCTGATGCAGCTGTTCCCATTTGACGGCATTGTTCCTTCGCTGCAGCAGCGCTTCAACCAGCAGTCCCGCGATGAGCTGGAAAAAGTGCGGGATTTTGTCGTGCTGCATTACAAACTCACGGAGCGCGAAGACAGCGAATTCTGGCGTTACTGCAAACATATGTCGGTACCGGACTCTCTCGCCGAGCGTATCGCACTGTTCCGTGAAAGTGCCCAGGTGCATCGCAACGCGGACGAACTGTTCCGCACCGACAGCTGGGTGCAGGTGATGCTCGGCCAGCATCTGTATCCACAAACCTATCACCCCATGGGGCGACTGATGAGCGAGCCGCAGTTGCGCCAGGCATTGGCGGGGCTGCAGGGAAATATTCGCAATGCGGTGGCGCGTCTGCCGGAGCATCAGGTCTTTATCGACCGCTACTGCAAGGCCGCTCCCGCAAATAATACCGCGATGAACAAGCCGGAAACCGCCGCGTTGTAG
- a CDS encoding cupin-like domain-containing protein — protein MIQIDNKVPEMDGTKLAHFPLQQLIESDVPVVVKGFARSWPMVQAGLESPQAAMNYLLRFYNGSPLVAYIGTAEIDGQFGYNDDLTGLNFASERLKLDDFFQHIEQHLSEQKPPAFYIGSTTVDACLPGFRDANDLVRQSENLEQFAPLASIWLGNRTVARAHFDKSHNIACSLVGKRRFILFPPEQVANLYPGPLEPTPGGQVVSMVDFYHPDHTRYPSFREALKVAQVADLDPGDVLFYPALWWHQVEAQAPFNAMVNYWWNPSPAFMDTPMNTLLHGILSLRDRPDSEKQAWRALFDYYLFGPAETPRAHLPEHARGALAELDTLSARRLRAQLLQRLNR, from the coding sequence ATGATCCAGATCGACAACAAAGTGCCTGAAATGGACGGCACGAAACTCGCACATTTTCCTCTGCAGCAGCTCATTGAGAGCGATGTGCCTGTGGTGGTCAAAGGGTTTGCACGCAGCTGGCCAATGGTGCAGGCCGGACTGGAATCGCCCCAGGCAGCGATGAACTATTTACTGCGGTTTTATAACGGCTCCCCACTGGTGGCTTATATCGGTACCGCGGAAATTGACGGGCAATTCGGCTACAACGACGATCTCACCGGTCTCAATTTTGCCAGCGAACGCCTGAAACTGGACGATTTTTTCCAGCATATTGAACAACACCTCAGCGAGCAAAAGCCCCCGGCTTTCTATATCGGCTCAACTACGGTTGACGCCTGCCTCCCCGGTTTCCGTGACGCCAATGACCTGGTTCGCCAGAGCGAAAACCTGGAACAGTTTGCGCCGCTGGCGAGTATCTGGTTGGGCAATCGCACTGTGGCCCGGGCACATTTTGATAAGTCCCACAATATTGCCTGTTCGCTGGTCGGAAAGCGTCGCTTCATCCTGTTTCCACCGGAACAGGTGGCCAATCTCTACCCGGGGCCGCTGGAGCCGACACCGGGGGGGCAGGTCGTGAGCATGGTGGATTTTTACCATCCGGATCACACACGCTATCCAAGTTTCCGCGAGGCCCTGAAGGTGGCACAGGTAGCGGATCTGGATCCGGGGGATGTACTGTTTTACCCGGCCCTGTGGTGGCATCAAGTGGAGGCGCAGGCCCCGTTCAACGCCATGGTGAATTACTGGTGGAACCCGTCGCCGGCCTTTATGGATACGCCGATGAACACGCTGCTGCACGGTATTCTCAGCCTGCGCGACAGACCGGACAGTGAAAAGCAGGCTTGGCGTGCGTTGTTTGACTACTACCTGTTTGGCCCAGCGGAAACACCGCGCGCGCACTTGCCAGAACACGCGCGTGGCGCCCTGGCGGAGCTGGATACCCTGAGTGCGCGCCGCTTGCGCGCACAATTGCTGCAGCGGTTGAACCGCTGA
- a CDS encoding SapC family protein has protein sequence MTQSVLLDNVNHHDLKVITGYSEKFGDNVNQVLTLPTEYLDIQKEYPIFFHRDNTSGEYQSVALLGLDRDENLFLDENGWNATYIPAVRARGPFLIGLQGASGSPMIHVDMDNPRVNRDRGQPVFLTHGGHSPYLERISGILQLIHRGVTESKGMFAAFESCGLIEPVRLELKLNEGEQYTIEHFSTISREKLAALDGAQLEALNRQGYLQLAFHVLASQGNVSRLIELKNRRSAAAVT, from the coding sequence ATGACCCAAAGTGTATTACTGGACAACGTCAATCATCACGACCTGAAAGTGATTACCGGTTATTCCGAGAAATTTGGCGACAATGTCAATCAGGTGTTAACCCTGCCCACGGAATACCTGGATATCCAGAAGGAATACCCGATTTTTTTTCATCGTGACAACACCAGTGGTGAGTATCAGTCTGTTGCCTTGTTAGGGCTGGACCGGGATGAAAACCTGTTTCTGGACGAGAATGGCTGGAATGCCACCTATATTCCCGCCGTGCGTGCCCGCGGCCCGTTTCTGATTGGCCTGCAGGGCGCGTCCGGCAGTCCCATGATTCATGTGGATATGGATAACCCCCGGGTCAACCGCGACCGTGGGCAGCCGGTATTCCTTACCCATGGCGGCCATTCCCCATACCTGGAGCGTATCAGCGGTATTCTGCAGTTGATTCACCGCGGTGTGACGGAGAGCAAGGGCATGTTCGCGGCCTTCGAATCCTGCGGTCTGATTGAACCGGTGAGACTGGAACTCAAACTCAACGAGGGCGAGCAGTACACCATTGAACATTTCAGTACCATCAGTCGGGAAAAACTGGCGGCTTTGGATGGAGCGCAGTTGGAGGCCCTCAACCGACAGGGATATTTGCAGCTAGCATTTCATGTACTCGCATCCCAGGGCAATGTCTCCCGTTTGATCGAGTTGAAGAACCGCCGCTCTGCCGCAGCGGTTACCTGA
- a CDS encoding TonB-dependent receptor, whose translation MFKRTKLSGAVVAAIASMTCAPQLFAQEGAALEEVTVTGIRASMERAMDIKRDSAGVVDAISAEDMGKFPDTNLAESLQRISGVSINRVNGEGSEITVRGFGPSFNLVTLNGRQMPTTNVTTVGGDQDSDWKSGTGRSFDFSNLASEGVSGLEVYKTGRASSPTGGIGATVNINTVRPLDNPGIQASVGVKGMHDTGVNFDGDDFTPETSGLFSWTNEEETFGVALFGSYQERHGGTRSATVNDWDIRTGASINDGSSEFVGNDTVINNAPADDQLVAIPKDSRYHVSSNERERTNAQLTMQFRPREDLTLTADALYANNEQLEQRTDQGNWFNAIRSEMTFDGNSTVATPLYQYQDIPGDVKDLGFEQQLRSSEDELQSFGFNAEWDASDDLSFSFDAHTSKSESNPNGPLGTSSILFGIGAFVVDAHSLDVSSGFPVADIVFNDDHFNGNGQIDANELSTSVARTATSSQEHQIDQFSLDGSWEFDNGRIDFGLSSIGSEMTQQKMQTTQSLGGWGNRTPDIPADLVEAFCMTCMFDDYNPGSAGLTAYRGNAGELLMALAGPWSEDEIDTREYNMVEEDILSAYFQFTLEGQLGNFPTQLVIGTRFEETDTKSTSLVAVPQNIIWKSDNDFGRTLTGEQMPVSLSGKYNNLLPSLDFSIDLRQDLKGRVSYSKTIARPDYGHLFASTTASNPSGPIALGAVPGGSRGNPGLLPLESDNFDLSVEWYYGDSSYVSAGFYEKRVANFIGDGKFSESLFDLRDPTSGAAGSRSGDALAALDEMGVDASEAHLFTLTALIDNFGIESAKTMFESELVDGNLPQGYIDEILTEYDVVADSSDPLFMFDVAVPVNNREAKIHGFELAAQHFFGETGFGLQANLTTVRGDVGYDNGADPADTQFALLGLSDSANLAVIYENFGVSARLAYNWRDQFLSQVNRGASNNPVYVDEYGQLDVNISYEVTDNFTVLFEGLNLTEESMKTFARDENNVWFAQELDARYLIGAQYKF comes from the coding sequence ATGTTCAAACGCACAAAATTGTCCGGTGCCGTGGTAGCAGCCATTGCTTCCATGACCTGCGCACCGCAATTGTTCGCCCAGGAAGGCGCCGCGCTGGAAGAGGTTACCGTTACCGGTATCCGCGCTTCCATGGAACGGGCCATGGATATCAAGCGTGACTCCGCCGGTGTGGTTGACGCCATCTCTGCCGAAGATATGGGCAAATTCCCCGACACCAACCTGGCGGAATCCCTGCAGCGGATCTCCGGTGTGTCCATCAACCGGGTGAATGGCGAAGGTTCTGAAATTACCGTGCGCGGCTTCGGTCCCAGCTTCAACCTGGTGACCCTGAACGGACGCCAGATGCCCACGACGAATGTTACCACCGTTGGTGGTGACCAGGATTCCGACTGGAAATCTGGCACCGGCCGCTCCTTCGACTTCTCAAACCTCGCCTCTGAAGGTGTGTCCGGCCTTGAGGTGTACAAAACCGGCCGCGCTTCATCCCCCACCGGCGGCATCGGTGCAACCGTAAATATCAACACCGTGCGCCCGTTGGACAATCCGGGTATCCAGGCGTCCGTGGGTGTGAAAGGCATGCACGACACCGGTGTGAACTTTGATGGTGATGACTTCACCCCGGAAACCTCGGGTCTGTTCAGCTGGACCAACGAAGAAGAAACTTTCGGTGTGGCTCTGTTCGGTTCCTACCAGGAGCGCCATGGTGGTACCCGCAGTGCTACCGTCAACGACTGGGATATCCGTACCGGTGCCTCCATCAACGACGGTTCCAGCGAGTTTGTGGGTAACGATACGGTGATCAACAATGCGCCGGCGGACGATCAGCTGGTTGCGATTCCCAAAGACAGCCGTTACCACGTCTCCAGTAATGAGCGCGAGCGCACCAACGCCCAGCTCACCATGCAGTTCCGGCCCCGCGAAGATCTGACCCTGACCGCCGACGCGCTGTACGCGAACAACGAGCAGCTGGAACAGCGTACCGACCAGGGCAACTGGTTCAACGCCATCCGCAGTGAAATGACCTTCGACGGCAACTCCACCGTCGCCACGCCGCTGTATCAGTACCAGGACATTCCCGGTGACGTAAAAGACCTGGGCTTCGAACAGCAGTTGCGCTCCAGTGAAGACGAACTACAGTCCTTTGGTTTTAATGCGGAGTGGGATGCCTCGGATGATCTGAGCTTCAGCTTTGATGCCCATACCTCCAAGTCCGAGTCCAACCCGAATGGCCCGCTGGGTACCAGCTCTATCCTGTTCGGTATCGGTGCCTTCGTAGTGGATGCGCATAGCCTGGATGTAAGCAGCGGCTTCCCGGTAGCGGATATCGTGTTCAATGACGATCACTTCAATGGCAATGGCCAGATCGATGCGAATGAACTGTCCACGTCTGTTGCGCGCACCGCGACTTCCAGCCAGGAACATCAGATCGATCAGTTCAGCCTCGACGGCAGCTGGGAGTTCGACAATGGGCGCATCGACTTTGGCCTGAGTTCCATCGGCTCCGAAATGACCCAGCAGAAAATGCAGACAACCCAGTCTCTGGGTGGTTGGGGTAACCGCACCCCCGACATTCCCGCGGACCTGGTGGAAGCCTTCTGCATGACCTGCATGTTTGACGACTACAATCCGGGCAGTGCAGGTCTTACCGCTTATCGCGGCAACGCCGGTGAATTGCTTATGGCCCTTGCCGGGCCCTGGTCGGAAGACGAAATCGATACCCGGGAATACAACATGGTGGAGGAAGACATTCTGTCTGCCTACTTCCAGTTCACCCTGGAAGGTCAACTGGGCAACTTCCCCACACAACTGGTTATTGGTACTCGCTTTGAAGAAACCGATACCAAATCCACTTCGCTGGTGGCGGTACCCCAAAACATCATCTGGAAATCCGACAACGACTTTGGCCGCACACTGACTGGCGAACAGATGCCGGTGAGCCTCAGTGGCAAGTACAACAACCTGCTGCCGAGCCTGGATTTCTCCATCGACCTGCGTCAGGACCTGAAGGGTCGGGTTTCCTACAGCAAAACCATTGCCCGTCCTGATTACGGCCACCTGTTCGCATCGACCACCGCAAGCAACCCGTCCGGTCCCATCGCGCTCGGCGCTGTGCCCGGTGGTAGCCGCGGTAACCCGGGTCTGCTGCCGCTGGAATCGGACAACTTCGACCTGTCTGTGGAGTGGTACTACGGCGACAGCAGCTATGTATCCGCCGGTTTCTACGAGAAGCGCGTTGCCAACTTTATCGGTGACGGCAAGTTCAGTGAGTCGTTGTTTGACCTGCGTGACCCGACCTCTGGCGCGGCGGGAAGCCGTTCCGGTGATGCCCTCGCGGCCTTGGACGAGATGGGCGTAGATGCCAGTGAAGCGCACCTGTTTACCTTGACTGCGCTGATCGACAACTTTGGTATTGAAAGTGCCAAAACCATGTTCGAAAGCGAACTGGTGGATGGCAACCTTCCACAGGGCTATATCGATGAGATTCTCACGGAATACGATGTGGTCGCCGATTCCAGCGATCCGCTGTTCATGTTCGACGTGGCGGTGCCGGTGAATAACCGTGAAGCGAAGATTCACGGCTTTGAGCTTGCGGCACAGCACTTCTTCGGGGAGACCGGATTCGGTCTGCAGGCGAACCTGACTACCGTGCGTGGTGACGTGGGCTACGACAACGGTGCAGATCCGGCAGATACCCAGTTTGCGCTGCTCGGCCTGAGCGATAGTGCCAACCTCGCGGTGATCTACGAAAACTTCGGTGTGTCCGCGCGCCTCGCGTACAACTGGCGTGATCAGTTCCTGTCCCAGGTCAACCGCGGTGCGTCCAACAACCCGGTGTATGTGGATGAGTACGGTCAGCTGGATGTGAATATCAGCTACGAAGTGACCGATAATTTCACCGTGCTGTTTGAAGGCCTGAACCTCACCGAGGAGAGTATGAAGACCTTCGCTCGCGACGAGAACAACGTCTGGTTTGCTCAGGAACTGGATGCTCGCTATCTGATCGGTGCGCAGTACAAGTTCTGA